The DNA window ATTGCTGCTCGAACCGCCTCGCTTCGGCGACACCCGCGGCTTTTTCAGCGAAAGCTGGAATCGCAAGACACTCGCCGCGCACGGGATCGAAATAGACTTCGTTCAGGACAACCATTCATTGTCCGGACAGACCGGCACCGTGCGCGGCCTGCATTTCCAGTCGCCCCCCCATGCGCAGGCCAAGCTGGTGCGCTGCGGTCGCGGACGGCTCTTTGATGTCGCCGTGGACATCCGCAAAGACAGCCCGACTTACGGCCAATGGGTCGGCTATGAGCTGAGTTTCGAAAACGGCTTGCAACTGCTGATCCCCGAGGGCTTTCTGCACGGGTTCGCCACGCGCGAACCCGACACCGAGATCGTTTACAAGTGCAGTGACTACTACGCTCCGGAGTGCGATGGCGCGGTGCGCTTCGACGATCCCGATATCGGCATTGACTGGAACCTTTCGGGCGACGCTGTGCTGTCCGACAAGGACGCCGCCGCTCCTCTGCTCGCCGATTTCGACAGCCCCTTCACTTGGGAAGGACCGAAATGAAGATGTTGGTGACAGGCGGCGCCGGCTTCATCGGCTCGGCGGTCGTGCGCCTGGCGATTACACAGGGCCACGAAGTGGTCAACCTCGACGCCCTGACCTATGCGGCCTGCCTCGACAACGTCGCCGAAGTGGCCGGCGATCCGGGTTACAGCTTTGTGCGGGCCGATATCCGCGACCGATCGGCGCTCGACGCAACGCTGGCGCGGTACCGACCCGATGCCATCATGCACCTGGCGGCCGAATCGCATGTCGATCGCTCCATCGACGGCCCCGGCGCCTTTATCGACACCAATGTCATGGGCACCTACACGCTGCTCGAAGCCGCCCGCGACTATTGGGACGCGAACGGTCGGCCCGAAGCCTTCCGCTTTCACCATATCTCTACGGACGAGGTGTTCGGCTCGCTGGGGCCGACGGGGATGTTCACCGAAACCACGCCCTATGACCCCCGCTCGCCCTATTCGGCGTCCAAGGCGGCCTCAGACCACCTGGTGCGCGCCTGGCACGAAACCTACGGCCTGCCCGTGGTGCTTACCAATTGTTCGAACAACTACGGCCCTTACCACTTTCCCGAAAAGCTGATCCCGGTCATCATCCTGAACGCGCTCGCCGGCAAGCCCCTGCCGATCTACGGCGACGGCTCCAACGTGCGCGACTGGCTCTATGTCGAGGATCACGCCGAGGCCCTTCTGACGGTTCTGCAAAAAGGCGCCGTCGGCGAAAGCTACAACATAGGCGGCGAGAACGAGCGCACGAACCTTGAGCTGGTGCAGACGCTCTGCACAATTCTCGACAGCAAGCGCCCCAAGGACAGCGGCACATATTCCGATCAGATCACCTTCGTCACCGACCGTCCAGGCCACGACGCCCGCTATGCCATTGACCCCACGCGCATCCGGCAGGAATTGGGCTGGCGCCCGTCCGTTACCGTTGAAGAAGGCCTGGAACGAACCGTGCAATGGTATCTAGACAACGAGCCTTGGTGGCGGGCATTGCAGGATCGGCAGGGCGTGGGGCAGCGGCTGGGGTTCGCAAAGTGAACTCATCATGCAAATTCGCGATCCGATACAGGAAATCCAACGAACTGTTCTATCAGCTGGCCCCGATTACATCTCCTCTAGCATGGGCAAGGAACCCCTAAATCTGCCGCTCATCTTTGGACCTTCAAGCCTTAAAAGCTAGTTTGGAAAGCCATGCCGATAGCCCGCCTGCCCAACGGAAAGTTTCTTTACTTCGCGCATGTGCCCAAATGCGCGGGCACGGCGGTGGAACGCTACATGATGGACCGCTTCGGTGCGCTGGGGATGCATGACGGCGCCTATGCCGCGCGCAGCGATGGCGACGCGTGGTCGCTGTCTCCGCCTCAGCACATGCCCGAAACCGTGCGGCGCGACCTCTTGCCCAACACGCTTTTCGACGCCATCTTCGCCACCGTGCGCCACCCACTTCTCCGCTTGCGCTCGGCGTTCCTTTTCCAGCGCGAGGTCGAAAGGTCTCTGCCCGCTGCGCTGCCGTTTCACCGCTGGATCGAAACTTTGCCGCGCAGCCTTGTGCTGGCCCCCTACGCCCTCCACCGCCACCTGCGCCCCATGGTTGAGACAGTGCCCCCCGACGCCATCGTCTTCAGGATCGAGGACGGGCTAGACGCTCTGGTCGCCTGGCTGGACCGACAGGCTGGCACCGAGGACGGCCCGCGCGAGATCGGCACGGCAAATCGCTTGGCCGACCGATTGCCCGACGCCCTGCCCGAGGTGCCGCTGTCCCGCAAGGTGATGGCCCGTGTGGCCGACATCTATGCCGATGACTATGCTCGCTTCGACTACCCCATAGACCCCGACGACACGACGAAGGACACATGACCACACTCGTTTTCGGCACCAACGGGCAAGTCGCAACTGAATTGCGGCTGGCCAGACCCGACGCCATCTTCCTCGGACGCGACGAGGCCGACCTTTCCGATCCCGAAACCTGCGCCGCGGCCATCGAGGCGCATCGCCCAGATCTCGTGATCAATGCCGCCGCCTACACCACCGTGGACCGCGCCGAAGAACAAGAGGCGCTGGCGTACATCATCAACGGCGTCGCGCCCGGTCGCATGGCCGAAGCCGCGGCACAATTGGGCACGCCTTTTGTCCACATCTCGACCGATTATGTCTTCGATGGTAGTGGCACCCGCCCCTGGGCTCCGTCAGACGCGGTTTGCCCGCAAAACGCCTATGGCCGCACCAAACTTGCGGGGGAGGACGCCGTGCGCGCCGCCGGCGGCGTACACGCCATCCTGCGCACGTCTTGGGTGGTGTCGGCGCACGGGGCAAACTTCATAAAGACGATGTTGCGGCTCGGGGCCGAACGCGATGGCCTGGCCATCGTCGCCGACCAGATCGGTGGGCCGACTCCAGCGCGCGACATCGCCGCCGCGTGCCTGCACATCGGCGATGTGCTCTGCCGCGCGCCCGCAACCTCCGGCACATATCATTTCTCCGGCGCCCCGTCTGTCAGCTGGGCAGACTTCGCGCGTGCGATCTTTGACAGCGCAGAGCTCGACTGCGCGGTGAGCGACATCCCGACCAGCGATTACCCCACACCTGCGGCACGGCCATTGAATTCCCGGCTCGATTGCCGCACAACCAACGAAGTGTTCGGCCTGTCCCAGCCCGATTGGCCTTCGGGGCTCGACAAAATTCTGAAAGCCCTGAAGGAGGCTTGATATGCTTGGATTATTCGGCAAAGGCCGCAAAGGCGTTCCCGACGATACCGCCGCGAACACGCAGGTCGACCCCACCGGGCCCGCAGGGTCGGGTCCAGCCGCGCTTGCCGAGATTCAATCGATCTGCCAGCGTCTCAGCAAGCCGGGCTATGGCACCGTTGCCCCCGACGAGATCGACTTCATCCAATCGCTGATCGCCGAACACCGTCCCGAAAGCTTTGTCGAGATCGGCATGGCATCGGGCATCTCCACCGGCTTCATCGCGCGGTTCATGTCCGCCCACGGCGGCAAGCGGCTCGTCTCGCTGGATCACGACGACACGTTCTTCGGCGACACGTCCAAGCCCAACGGCTTTCTCGTGCCGGAAATCTTCGACGGGAAAGGCCTTGACGTCGAGCTGATCAAGTTCCGCACCGCGCTCGACATTCACGAGGTCGAGGGCAGCTTCGACATGGCGTTCATCGACGCCAATCATCAGCATCCCTGGCCGATGGTCGACATGATGTCACTCTATCCCCGCATGTCGGGTCCGAAACTTATGGTGCATCACGACCTGCGTCTGTTCCAGTTGCAGGAGGTCATGTTCGGCATCGGCCCGAAGTACCTGTTCGACCAGTTCCCCGACGACAAGCGGATCCGCTCCAGCGCCAATAACGGCAATATCTTCGCCGTCGATCTCGACATGGACCACGACCGCTTCGAAGCGCTTTGCATGGACTTGGTGAAACTGCCCTGGTCGCTGCGCACACAACTCCAACCCAAGTATATCGACCAGATCGCGGCCATGCTTGAACGCGACTACTCCAAGGCGATGCAGGACCAGTTCCACCGCTGCGTCAAACTCTACAACGTCCAGGACAGGTTCCGCTCCGGACTCTGAGAAAGCACCCCATGACCCGTAAAGGCATCATTCTCGCCGGCGGCTCCGGCACGCGGCTTTACCCGATCACGATGGGCGTATCGAAACAGCTTCTGCCGGTCTATGACAAACCGATGATCTACTACCCCCTCTCGGTACTCATGCTGTCCGGTATCCGCGAGATCGCCATCATCACCACACCCGGGGATCAGGCTCAGTTCATCCGCACCTTGGGGGATGGCACCCAATGGGGCCTCAGCCTGACCTATATAGAACAACCCTCGCCCGACGGGCTCGCCCAGGCTTACATTTTGGCCGAAAATTTCCTAGCCGGCGCGCCCTCGGCGATGGTGCTGGGGGACAACATCTTCTTCGGCCACGGCCTGCCCCGGCAACTGGCAGAGGCCAGCGCACAGGAAACCGGCGGCACGGTCTTCGGCTACCGCGTGGCCGACCCTGAGCGCTATGGCGTAGTTGACTTCGCCGCCGACGGAACTGTCAAAACGATCGTCGAAAAACCACCCAAACCACCATCCAGCTACGCGGTCACCGGGCTCTATTTCCTTGACGGCACGGCGCCCGAACGCGCGGCCCGGGTCAAGCCCTCCGAACGCGGAGAGCTCGAGATCACGTCGCTTCTGGACATGTATCTCGAAGACGGCCTGCTGAACGTCCAGCAGATGGGTCGCGGCTATGCCTGGCTCGACACCGGCACGCACGGCTCCCTACTGGATGCGGGCAATTTCGTGCGCACACTGTCGGAAAGGCAGGGCCAGCAGGTCGGCTGCCCCGAGGAGATCGCCTTTGAAAAAGGCTGGATCAGCCGGGACCAACTTGCCGACCGCTCGAAGCTATTCAAGAAAACCAATTACGGCACCTACCTCAAGCGCCTGATTTGACCGTCATGAAAAAAGCCCCCGCCGTCATGGGCGGGGGCAAGGTGAGTGCCATGTGTCAGGCCACAGGCACCGGCGGTGTTCTTGAATTCTGGGAAACCTCTAGTTGGCGCGTTCGGCCATCTCGGCCCGGATCTGCTGCCGGAACACGTCGATGGACACGGGCTTACCGTCCCGCTTGATGCACCAGTAGGTCCAGCCATTGCAGCTGGGCGCGCCTTCCAGCGCCGCGCCGACCTGGTGGATCGAGCCTTTGACGTCATCGCCCACCAGCGTGCCATCGGCGCGCAGCTTGGCCTTGTGACGCCCGTTCATGCTCAGAAGCTCCTCGCCCGGGCGCAGCATCCCGCGCTCGATCAGCTGCCCGAAGGGCACGCGCGGCTCGGCCCGCTTGCTCGTGCTGACCTGCAGCGCGTCGCGGTCATATTTCCGCACCTTATCCAGCCGTTTCTCGGCCACCTTGCGATAGGCTTCCTCGCGCTCGATCCCGATAAACTCGCGCCCCAGCATCTTGGCCACGGCCCCCGTGGTGCCGGTGCCAAAGAACGGGTCCAGCACAACGTCGCCGGGATTGGTCGTGCCCAGCAACACACGGTGCAGCAGGCTCTCGGGCTTCTGCGTCGGATGCGCCTTTTCGCCCTGATCGTCCTTCAGCCGCTCGTGCCCCGTGCAAATGGGCAAAACCCAGTCACTGCGCATCTGAATGCCTTCGTTCAGCGACTTCAGCGCCTCGTAGTTGAACGTGTATTTCGCCGCCTCGTCCCGGCTGGCCCAGATCAGCGTCTCATGCGCGTTGGTCAGGCGCTTGCCGCGGAAATTCGGCATCGGGTTCGATTTGCGCCACACCACGTCGTTCAGGATCCAGAAGCCCGCGTCCTGCAACGCCGCGCCGACCCGGAAGATGTTGTGATAGGATCCGATCACCCAGATCGCACCGTTGGGCTTCAAGAGCCGCCGCGCGGCCTTCAGCCAGTCGCGGGTGAAGCGGTCATAGACCTCGAAACTGGCAAACTGGTCCCACGCGTCATCGACCGCATCCACCTGACTGTTGTCCGGTCGTTGCAGGTCGCCGCGCAGTTGCAGGTTGTACGGAGGGTCGGCGAAGATCAGGTCGACGCTGCCTTCCGGCAGGCCGTTCATGACCTCGATGCAATCGCCACCAAGGACAGTATTCAACGGGAGCGTTTCCACGCCCTTCTTGGTCTTTGTCGTCATCTTTTCTGCCTCTGTCCCGGCGCCTTCTTGTGCGCTCTGGTCGTTGAAGCCAAGGATGAGTCAAAGCCGATTCGCGGTCAATTTCTTTTTGAATCAGTCGGTTACGTTTTTTTCTTGATACAAGATATTGTGGACCGGCTTGAACGAACGTCTATGGTGTGGGGTCACACCAAGATTTTCCAAAGCGGCCATGTGGCTTTTCGAGCCATAGCCCGCGTTCGTCTCCCAGCCATAGCCGGGATACTGTTGCGCCAAATCCCACATGAGGCGATCGCGCCTTATTTTGGCCACAATCGAGGCTGCCGAAATCGACAGACAAACCGCGTCGCCCTTGACGATCGCGTGCCCCTCGCAGGGCATGTCACGGGGCAGAAGGTTGCCATCGACCAGTGCCAGGCAGGGCGGCCGCGACAAGCTCTCCAGCGCCCGTGTCATCGCCAGCTGTGCCGCCCGCAGGATGTTGATCTCGTCGATCTCCTCGACGCTGGCATGGGCCACCGAAATCTCGGCCACCTCCACGATCGCATCGTGCAACGCCGCGCGCCGTTTCGCCGTCAGCGCCTTGGAATCGTTCAGGCCTTCGGGGATGCGCTCCGGGTCTAGGATCACCGCTGCCGCCGTCACCGGCCCGGCGAGCGGGCCACGGCCCACCTCGTCCACACCGGCCACGCGCAGCGCGCCGGCGGCCAGCGCCTCGGTCTCGAACTGAAAATGGGGGCCATGTGCGATCGTGCTCATGGCCCCTAGTATTCGCGTTTTCATGGAAGGAAAAGAAGAGAGGTGCCCGGTGGGATGCTTTGACCCGGGCCCCTCCCTTCACTGCTCGACCGGTGCCTGCGGTCTTATTTCTGGTATCTGCCACCTCTGCGGTCGAAGAACCCATGCCGCTCAAGGCAGGTGCTGCCGTAAACTACGCCACGGCGGCCATTCCCGCGGGTCTGCACCGCGCAGCGATGCGGCAGCGCGTTGAACCGCGGATAGTTGTTCAGCAGGCAGTGCCGACCATAGCCGCGCAGCACACCGCCACGGACCCGCACGTCGCGGCGACATTGCTGCGGCAGTGCAAAACGCGCGCCGTGACGCCCGCGATTGCCATAGCCGTCATGCCCGCGGCGGTACCCGCGATTGTCGTACCGGTCATGCCCGCGGCGGTGCCCATGATTGAACCGCGGCAGATGGCCTCCCTGGTGGCGCGTCACCGCGCGGTCGTCGCGGCGCTTGTCGGCGATGGCCGCGCCGATCAGCCCCAGGGCTACCGCCCCAGCCACCCATTTGGCGACATCCCTGTCACTCGCCTGAACCGGGGCCGCTGTCATCCCCGTCACGGCCAGCGCCGCGGCCAGTATCAGCGATATGAATTTCCGATGTGTCATGTCAGATCCTTTCTCTGCATTCAGCTTTGATCGGTCTCCTCCCCCGGTCATGACGTCACCGTGTCGGCCCGGGTCAGGCGATGCACCAAGGATGGGTCCAGCCGCCCCGGACAGGCAATATCGCCCGCCTGCTATCGGATAACACCGCGGAAAAGGCCGTTTGCCGCCAACCGGATATTGAATAGCGGCGGGGATAGGCGCATCTTGGCGCAATGAAACGCACGCTCCTCTCCCTCGTCGTGACGCTCGGCCTCGCCGCCGCCACGACCGGCGCCGCCCAGGCCGCCTGCTATGCCGAGTACAAGGCCAAGCGCGACACCCCGTTCGAGCTGATCTACGAGGTCGCGCAGGTCAGCGGGCCCTGTACCGTCGCCAATGCCACAGCTCAGCTTGGCGCCCGCCTGGCCGGACAAGGCCTGACCCTGCTCAAGGTCCTGTCGGTCCGCGAAGGCTAGAAGAAGGAGACTGCCGCACGTGCAGGATTTGGAAACCTCCATCACCGACACCCGCCGCTCCGGCAGCCGGATCGTGCTCTTTGCCGTCGCGGCCATCGTCACGATACTTGTCGGTGCCGCGATCCTTCTGGTTCTGACCCTGCCCGACGCCAACGCCTTCAACGACAAGGTGGCCCAGATCTTCGCCGAGAACGACGCGCTGACCTCGGATGCCGAGATCAAACTTCTGGAAATCCTCGCCCTTTCCGGCACCGCCTTTTCCGAAACGCTGGGCAGCTATCGAATGCTCATCCTCGTGCTACTGATCTTCGCCACCGCGCTGCTGGTGGCTGCGCTGGTATTCCTCGTGATGCTCGTCGGCATGAACCGCCGCCTTGCGCAGATCGAACATTCCGGCATCCAGGTCAGTTCGCTGCTCATCAGCCGCGAGGAAAACGCCGTCTACCTCAACAACATGGGCTTCAAGCTGACCGATGCGGCGATGGAAACCCTCGCCGTTCTGGCCGAGGCACGCATGGATGACGACGTGCTTTCTGGCGCGGAGATCGAAGCGGTGATCTCGGGTCGCTCCGCCGACGACTGCGAAGAGGCCGCCGGCGCGACCCGCATCAAGCGCCTGCGCGACACGCTGGGCAACCAGATGGTCTCGGAACTGCTGGTCAAGAACATTGCCCGCCGCGGCTACATGCTGGCGATCGACAAGAAAGTCATCCGCGTGATCTGACGCCTCCCGCGCCCTCTGGCGCGCGCTTCGCTTGCCGCGCTACCAAGAGTTGTGGAACTTCCACCACCCCCCTGCGTTTTCGACACTTACGACTAAAAACCGAAAACGTCCAAGGGGGACAGACATATGGAGACGTGGATTGAACGGATGGGCCTGAAAACCGATCCGGTAATTTTCTCGATATCCGCCATCTCCACCATCGTCTTCGTTCTTGCACTGGTCATCGCGCCGGAACCCATCGGCGATGCTTTCGCCGCCGGGCGCGCGTGGATCGTTTCTAACTTGGGCTGGTTCTTCATCCTCGGCGTCAACCTCTGGCTCGGTTTCCTCGTGTGGACCGCCATGAGCCGTCACGGCCATATCCGCCTCGGCCCGCGCGACTTGCGCCCCGACTACACAAACCTGTCGTGGTTCACGATGCTGTTTGCCGGCGGCATCGGCACCGTGCTGATGTTCTGGGGCGTGGCCGAACCCATGAGCCATTTCGCAACCCCGCCACTGCCGGGGGTTGAGCCCTATTCCGAAGAAGCCGCGAAGGACGCGATTTCCATCGCCACCTATCACCTCGCCCTGCACACCTGGACGATCTTCGCCCTGCCCGGGCTCGCCTTCGCCTATTTCATCAACCGCTATGACCTGCCCGTGCGCGTCAGTTCCGTTTTCTACCCTTTGATCAAGGACCGCATCTACGGTCCGTTGGGCAAGGCCATAGACATCGCGGCGGTTCTCGGCACGCTCTTCGGCGTCGCGGTCTCGCTCGGCCTCGGCTCGTCCCAGATCGCCGCCGGGCTATCCGCGCTCTTTGGCTGGGACTCCGGCGTTATGCTCAAGGTCGCGATCCTCGCTGTCCTGACAGCCGTGGCCGTAGTCTCCATCGTCGCGGGCCTCGACAAGGGCGTAAAGCTGCTGTCCAACATCAACATCGGCATGGCCGTGGGCCTGATGATCTTCGTGCTGATCTGCGGCTCGACGCTCTTTTTGCTGCGCGGCATGGTCGAAACCGTCGGGCTCTACCTCGGCAATCTGCCGCGCCTCGCGTTCTGGAACGACATGATGGCCGATATCGGCCCCAATTCCGACGGCTGGGGCTGGCAGGGCGGCTGGACGGTCTTCTATTGGGCCTGGACGGTCACGTGGTCGCCCTTCATCGGCCTTTTCGTCGCGCGCATCTCGCGCGGGCGCACGATCCGCGAATTCGTCTTCGGCGTGCTGCTGGCCCCATCGCTCTTTACTCTGATCTGGTTCTCGATCTTCGGCTGGCAGGCAATGGAGATCGACGGCATCGGCACCGCCGCGCGCGATGCCCTGGGGGACCAGGCCGGCGCGCTCAGCGATGCGGTAGCCGAGTCCGTGCCGCTCGCCATGTTCGCCTTCTTCGAAAACTTTCCCTTCGCCGACCTCGTACAGGGTATCGCCGTTCTCGTGGTCGCGATTTTCTTCGCCACATCCTCGGACTCGGCCTCGCTGGTGGTCGATATGCTCTGCACCGGCTCCCCCGATCCCGGCCCGACCCGCCAGCGCGTCTTCTGGGGCGTCTCTGAGGGGCTGGTGGCCACGATGCTGATCGTCCTCGCCGGCGACGCCGGCCTGACCGCCCTGCAACAGGTCATCACCGTCGTGGGGCTCCCGATCTTCTGCCTAGTGTTCCTGATGATCCCGGCCCTGATCCTCGGCTTGCGCAACGAAGAGATCAATCACATCAGCATCGGCAAGCGCCCCG is part of the Roseovarius sp. THAF9 genome and encodes:
- the rfbC gene encoding dTDP-4-dehydrorhamnose 3,5-epimerase, which encodes MKITKTALPGVLLLEPPRFGDTRGFFSESWNRKTLAAHGIEIDFVQDNHSLSGQTGTVRGLHFQSPPHAQAKLVRCGRGRLFDVAVDIRKDSPTYGQWVGYELSFENGLQLLIPEGFLHGFATREPDTEIVYKCSDYYAPECDGAVRFDDPDIGIDWNLSGDAVLSDKDAAAPLLADFDSPFTWEGPK
- the rfbB gene encoding dTDP-glucose 4,6-dehydratase — encoded protein: MKMLVTGGAGFIGSAVVRLAITQGHEVVNLDALTYAACLDNVAEVAGDPGYSFVRADIRDRSALDATLARYRPDAIMHLAAESHVDRSIDGPGAFIDTNVMGTYTLLEAARDYWDANGRPEAFRFHHISTDEVFGSLGPTGMFTETTPYDPRSPYSASKAASDHLVRAWHETYGLPVVLTNCSNNYGPYHFPEKLIPVIILNALAGKPLPIYGDGSNVRDWLYVEDHAEALLTVLQKGAVGESYNIGGENERTNLELVQTLCTILDSKRPKDSGTYSDQITFVTDRPGHDARYAIDPTRIRQELGWRPSVTVEEGLERTVQWYLDNEPWWRALQDRQGVGQRLGFAK
- a CDS encoding sulfotransferase family 2 domain-containing protein, whose protein sequence is MPIARLPNGKFLYFAHVPKCAGTAVERYMMDRFGALGMHDGAYAARSDGDAWSLSPPQHMPETVRRDLLPNTLFDAIFATVRHPLLRLRSAFLFQREVERSLPAALPFHRWIETLPRSLVLAPYALHRHLRPMVETVPPDAIVFRIEDGLDALVAWLDRQAGTEDGPREIGTANRLADRLPDALPEVPLSRKVMARVADIYADDYARFDYPIDPDDTTKDT
- the rfbD gene encoding dTDP-4-dehydrorhamnose reductase — translated: MTTLVFGTNGQVATELRLARPDAIFLGRDEADLSDPETCAAAIEAHRPDLVINAAAYTTVDRAEEQEALAYIINGVAPGRMAEAAAQLGTPFVHISTDYVFDGSGTRPWAPSDAVCPQNAYGRTKLAGEDAVRAAGGVHAILRTSWVVSAHGANFIKTMLRLGAERDGLAIVADQIGGPTPARDIAAACLHIGDVLCRAPATSGTYHFSGAPSVSWADFARAIFDSAELDCAVSDIPTSDYPTPAARPLNSRLDCRTTNEVFGLSQPDWPSGLDKILKALKEA
- a CDS encoding class I SAM-dependent methyltransferase is translated as MLGLFGKGRKGVPDDTAANTQVDPTGPAGSGPAALAEIQSICQRLSKPGYGTVAPDEIDFIQSLIAEHRPESFVEIGMASGISTGFIARFMSAHGGKRLVSLDHDDTFFGDTSKPNGFLVPEIFDGKGLDVELIKFRTALDIHEVEGSFDMAFIDANHQHPWPMVDMMSLYPRMSGPKLMVHHDLRLFQLQEVMFGIGPKYLFDQFPDDKRIRSSANNGNIFAVDLDMDHDRFEALCMDLVKLPWSLRTQLQPKYIDQIAAMLERDYSKAMQDQFHRCVKLYNVQDRFRSGL
- the rfbA gene encoding glucose-1-phosphate thymidylyltransferase RfbA translates to MTRKGIILAGGSGTRLYPITMGVSKQLLPVYDKPMIYYPLSVLMLSGIREIAIITTPGDQAQFIRTLGDGTQWGLSLTYIEQPSPDGLAQAYILAENFLAGAPSAMVLGDNIFFGHGLPRQLAEASAQETGGTVFGYRVADPERYGVVDFAADGTVKTIVEKPPKPPSSYAVTGLYFLDGTAPERAARVKPSERGELEITSLLDMYLEDGLLNVQQMGRGYAWLDTGTHGSLLDAGNFVRTLSERQGQQVGCPEEIAFEKGWISRDQLADRSKLFKKTNYGTYLKRLI
- a CDS encoding site-specific DNA-methyltransferase produces the protein MTTKTKKGVETLPLNTVLGGDCIEVMNGLPEGSVDLIFADPPYNLQLRGDLQRPDNSQVDAVDDAWDQFASFEVYDRFTRDWLKAARRLLKPNGAIWVIGSYHNIFRVGAALQDAGFWILNDVVWRKSNPMPNFRGKRLTNAHETLIWASRDEAAKYTFNYEALKSLNEGIQMRSDWVLPICTGHERLKDDQGEKAHPTQKPESLLHRVLLGTTNPGDVVLDPFFGTGTTGAVAKMLGREFIGIEREEAYRKVAEKRLDKVRKYDRDALQVSTSKRAEPRVPFGQLIERGMLRPGEELLSMNGRHKAKLRADGTLVGDDVKGSIHQVGAALEGAPSCNGWTYWCIKRDGKPVSIDVFRQQIRAEMAERAN
- a CDS encoding ribonuclease HII, which gives rise to MSTIAHGPHFQFETEALAAGALRVAGVDEVGRGPLAGPVTAAAVILDPERIPEGLNDSKALTAKRRAALHDAIVEVAEISVAHASVEEIDEINILRAAQLAMTRALESLSRPPCLALVDGNLLPRDMPCEGHAIVKGDAVCLSISAASIVAKIRRDRLMWDLAQQYPGYGWETNAGYGSKSHMAALENLGVTPHHRRSFKPVHNILYQEKNVTD
- a CDS encoding BCCT family transporter → METWIERMGLKTDPVIFSISAISTIVFVLALVIAPEPIGDAFAAGRAWIVSNLGWFFILGVNLWLGFLVWTAMSRHGHIRLGPRDLRPDYTNLSWFTMLFAGGIGTVLMFWGVAEPMSHFATPPLPGVEPYSEEAAKDAISIATYHLALHTWTIFALPGLAFAYFINRYDLPVRVSSVFYPLIKDRIYGPLGKAIDIAAVLGTLFGVAVSLGLGSSQIAAGLSALFGWDSGVMLKVAILAVLTAVAVVSIVAGLDKGVKLLSNINIGMAVGLMIFVLICGSTLFLLRGMVETVGLYLGNLPRLAFWNDMMADIGPNSDGWGWQGGWTVFYWAWTVTWSPFIGLFVARISRGRTIREFVFGVLLAPSLFTLIWFSIFGWQAMEIDGIGTAARDALGDQAGALSDAVAESVPLAMFAFFENFPFADLVQGIAVLVVAIFFATSSDSASLVVDMLCTGSPDPGPTRQRVFWGVSEGLVATMLIVLAGDAGLTALQQVITVVGLPIFCLVFLMIPALILGLRNEEINHISIGKRPGLTKF